A single Abyssisolibacter fermentans DNA region contains:
- a CDS encoding PH domain-containing protein codes for MALNDIAISKIIKDIRTEDEKFAYYLYGVITQDINNKFYIFNFSDKKIDLFEIVGIDTVVDYSFISLDSIQSVKFSNWLFGMGRRIKIILKEGQKVVIKVNKFNIGVKKQKEHLVKIEEEYRKMGLVL; via the coding sequence ATGGCTTTAAATGATATTGCAATATCTAAAATTATTAAAGATATCAGAACAGAAGACGAAAAATTTGCATATTACTTATATGGTGTAATTACACAAGATATTAACAATAAATTTTACATTTTCAATTTTTCGGATAAGAAAATTGATTTATTTGAAATTGTTGGAATAGATACAGTAGTAGATTATTCATTTATCTCGTTAGATAGTATTCAATCAGTTAAGTTTTCTAATTGGTTATTTGGAATGGGTCGTAGAATAAAGATTATTTTGAAAGAAGGGCAAAAGGTCGTAATTAAGGTAAATAAATTTAATATAGGGGTGAAGAAACAAAAGGAACATCTAGTCAAAATAGAAGAAGAATACAGGAAAATGGGTTTAGTATTATAG
- a CDS encoding pyridoxamine 5'-phosphate oxidase family protein, giving the protein MANTANEIQKERIREIEEKARLLLEKCDVVTLASVNENGYPRICTINKIKANGFSEIYFFTSKRSHINGKATHFQNNTKASVCYNLGSDSVTLIGNVEIVEDMNIKREFDKYCDRNFFKKGVEDPKCFLLRFRTNEATFWIERKFRTCKYKAKKNKKK; this is encoded by the coding sequence ATGGCGAACACAGCTAATGAAATTCAAAAAGAGAGAATTAGAGAAATAGAGGAAAAAGCAAGACTGTTATTAGAAAAATGTGATGTTGTAACTCTGGCTTCCGTAAATGAAAACGGATATCCTCGTATTTGTACAATCAACAAGATTAAAGCAAATGGTTTTTCAGAAATCTACTTTTTCACTTCAAAAAGGTCGCATATAAACGGAAAAGCTACGCATTTTCAAAATAACACGAAAGCAAGCGTGTGTTATAATCTTGGAAGCGATAGTGTTACACTTATAGGAAATGTTGAAATAGTAGAAGACATGAATATTAAAAGAGAATTTGATAAATATTGCGATAGAAATTTCTTTAAAAAAGGTGTCGAAGATCCTAAGTGCTTTTTATTAAGGTTTCGCACTAATGAAGCAACATTTTGGATTGAGCGTAAATTTAGAACATGTAAATACAAAGCTAAAAAAAATAAAAAGAAATAA
- a CDS encoding DUF6199 family natural product biosynthesis protein — protein MNVLAGLFIIIIGILNIAIPEQMAMFGERWKYKDAEPSDINIAMTRVGGIFVIICGIVVMLY, from the coding sequence ATGAATGTATTAGCAGGTCTTTTTATTATTATAATAGGTATTTTAAATATAGCAATACCTGAGCAAATGGCTATGTTTGGCGAAAGATGGAAATATAAAGATGCAGAACCTAGTGATATAAATATAGCTATGACAAGAGTTGGCGGAATTTTTGTTATTATTTGTGGTATTGTAGTTATGTTATATTAG
- a CDS encoding methyltransferase family protein has protein sequence MQNYDYIVKYSTYNFFIESIVYEECLLRKQGMLYEARKKLISEVIIIIKAKKISNNCKKAIFKNIILYVISAIIFFLCSGSISVLRGWIYYILVISGAIINNYILLKYNPEVLNSRGEEGSNTKGWDKKILGIYFLVHIFIISSISGLDVVRYEWSKLSNAYILLGILLYTISLFICTWAMVINKHFEGTVRVQTERNHMVISEGPYKYIRHPGNLGMVFASFIQPLIIGSIYAFIPSIFVAIMVVIRTQMEDKMLQKELKGYKEYSQKVNSKLIPKIW, from the coding sequence GTGCAGAATTATGATTATATAGTTAAATATTCAACTTATAATTTTTTTATCGAAAGCATTGTCTACGAAGAATGCTTGCTTCGTAAACAAGGAATGTTATATGAAGCTAGAAAAAAATTGATTTCTGAGGTGATTATTATAATAAAAGCAAAAAAAATATCAAATAATTGTAAGAAAGCTATTTTCAAAAACATTATTTTATATGTTATATCAGCAATTATCTTTTTTTTATGCAGTGGTAGTATATCAGTACTAAGAGGATGGATTTATTATATATTAGTTATTTCTGGTGCAATAATAAATAATTATATTTTATTAAAATATAACCCTGAAGTATTAAATTCAAGAGGAGAAGAAGGCAGTAATACAAAAGGCTGGGATAAAAAAATACTTGGGATATACTTTCTTGTACACATATTTATAATATCTAGTATTTCTGGACTAGATGTGGTGAGATACGAATGGTCAAAACTATCAAATGCATACATATTATTGGGCATTTTACTTTATACAATATCTTTATTTATTTGTACTTGGGCTATGGTAATAAATAAACATTTTGAGGGAACGGTTCGTGTACAAACTGAAAGAAATCATATGGTAATAAGTGAAGGACCTTATAAATATATCAGACACCCTGGCAATTTAGGGATGGTTTTTGCATCATTTATTCAACCATTAATTATTGGATCTATTTATGCATTTATACCAAGTATTTTTGTCGCAATTATGGTAGTTATTAGAACTCAGATGGAAGATAAGATGTTACAAAAAGAATTGAAAGGGTATAAAGAATATTCACAAAAAGTAAATTCTAAACTAATTCCGAAAATATGGTAG
- a CDS encoding GNAT family N-acetyltransferase, with protein MRRFDKIETKKIILRELEETDIQKVHEYASDPDVSKYVPWGPNTLKQTQEFVKMCIDYQNQKDRVDFELAVLEKKDGKLIGVCGLHISDIGNKEGWIGYCINKLYWGKGYGTDIAKTVLDIGFNQFKLHRIYATCHPSNLGSKKILQKIGMQKEGHLRKHLRFKGGWRDSLLYAILEDDYYQ; from the coding sequence ATGAGAAGGTTTGATAAAATAGAAACTAAGAAAATTATATTAAGAGAATTAGAAGAAACAGATATTCAAAAAGTTCACGAATATGCATCTGACCCAGATGTATCAAAATATGTACCATGGGGTCCAAATACATTAAAACAAACTCAAGAATTCGTGAAAATGTGTATAGATTATCAAAATCAAAAAGATAGAGTAGATTTTGAACTAGCTGTACTAGAGAAAAAAGATGGTAAATTAATAGGAGTTTGTGGATTGCATATCTCAGATATAGGTAATAAGGAAGGTTGGATTGGATATTGTATCAATAAACTGTATTGGGGAAAAGGGTATGGAACAGATATTGCAAAAACTGTTTTAGATATCGGATTTAATCAATTTAAATTACACAGAATTTATGCTACTTGTCACCCGAGTAATCTTGGCTCTAAAAAAATATTACAGAAAATCGGAATGCAAAAAGAAGGGCATTTGAGGAAACATTTGCGGTTTAAAGGTGGGTGGAGAGATTCTTTACTTTATGCAATTTTGGAAGATGATTATTATCAATAA
- a CDS encoding DUF3788 domain-containing protein produces the protein MFERMLNKEKIPSMEEIYETIGNESVLLFEALEEFLKDSYSLSTELRFPFGNNYGWGNKYSHKSKHLCYVFFETGAITVLIQIGKGELSKLNKQISEFIPKTKELWEKRYPCGAGGWINYRVQNTDELEDVKKLLAIKKAPIK, from the coding sequence ATGTTTGAAAGGATGTTAAATAAAGAAAAGATTCCTTCTATGGAAGAAATATACGAGACAATAGGAAATGAAAGTGTTTTACTTTTTGAAGCACTTGAAGAGTTTTTGAAAGATTCATATAGTTTATCAACTGAGCTGAGATTTCCATTCGGTAATAATTATGGATGGGGAAATAAGTATTCTCATAAGAGTAAGCATTTGTGCTATGTGTTTTTTGAAACTGGGGCTATCACAGTTTTAATTCAGATTGGTAAAGGTGAACTTTCAAAGCTAAATAAACAGATTAGTGAGTTTATTCCCAAAACAAAAGAACTTTGGGAAAAACGTTATCCTTGTGGAGCTGGAGGGTGGATAAATTACAGAGTACAAAATACCGATGAATTAGAGGATGTCAAGAAGCTATTAGCTATAAAGAAAGCGCCTATTAAGTAG
- a CDS encoding DJ-1/PfpI family protein — protein sequence MKERKTAVLLFDYFSNFEISVALSILYQSGRKHDVFCLKEEARSEEGLIVKRTKALDDICIEEYDSLLIPGCMDLRDIIDDDQIHYFLKKFNSPKMVIASISSSPLLLLKAGLLENKKYIAGVMKEELIEEGFTMEQMRDMRDITELKNNDGTIETHCIDGNILTAIGMGFIEFGIEFGKMLNLEFNEGWYNVNLRR from the coding sequence ATGAAAGAGAGAAAAACAGCTGTGTTGTTATTTGATTACTTCAGTAATTTCGAAATTAGTGTAGCATTATCAATTCTTTATCAAAGTGGTAGAAAGCATGATGTATTCTGTTTGAAAGAGGAAGCTAGAAGTGAGGAAGGTTTGATTGTAAAAAGGACTAAAGCATTAGATGATATTTGTATTGAAGAGTATGACTCTTTGCTAATACCTGGGTGTATGGATCTTAGGGATATAATTGATGATGATCAAATACATTATTTTCTTAAGAAGTTCAATTCTCCAAAGATGGTCATTGCAAGCATTTCAAGTTCGCCTTTATTACTATTGAAAGCAGGACTGCTTGAGAACAAAAAATACATAGCAGGTGTAATGAAAGAAGAATTAATTGAGGAAGGGTTTACCATGGAACAGATGCGTGACATGAGGGATATTACAGAATTGAAGAATAATGATGGTACGATTGAAACTCATTGTATTGATGGAAATATACTGACTGCTATCGGTATGGGTTTCATTGAATTCGGAATTGAGTTTGGGAAAATGTTAAATTTAGAGTTTAATGAAGGTTGGTATAATGTCAATTTGAGGCGTTAG
- a CDS encoding IPT/TIG domain-containing protein, giving the protein MSSKINISHLVSNIKEHLVDPEKFQQFIDNHAISTTEPNIIEFQPRKGYSGTTMVIVGHNFSEKRTENFVEVGGKPAHVVESSSNRLLVLTDPFTENGLVKVTVGNSTAVGPGNFEKLPWPKPGSEKDGPPYSFYGRESGNGIPSTGNIPATGTVKVLVVPSYPTDLTPTNLTTARQDIVDIFENVTNFYDQVSYGTLNIDVDVIDFIPLLNNSAHYHRTNGSSGYPNIDNAVLGQLMAESAKGAVDDNLNIDNYDLMAAIVYLPGLGVRAWGGWSQNNFAYDDGSGTNINITANHSLNLIAARHDADWGRIAHEIGHNLVEGGLVLGEDVYASDLVDPTTATATSFDMMGNHDSHPMFSGFYMHQLGYYDNSNILDLQWDRNPFPRPGDTPGSNEYELVAHGLSQNTVSNRYHLIRIKISNGLYYFIEVRQRPETSSTNTQIFDENIPLPLGTTKTGGIIVTKAITDVVNNNQQMRIITLLHDPKVMLKNDVAIDPLRGLKITVVEDEVDTSPLVCKVKVEWAQEIADTPNGNFDLRIEPWNEKYETKDIWIDRIPFGTYDFTDNSGNPTGNGDEPRPLEINRFWARVHNDGSIDATKVLLTYYAVTPPGVGDNGTWTPLKTDEIALVPKNDSIENYVNWVPRVGEHTCLKVAIEQQLGEVTGGNNFAQENVFTFQPPSSIPEPVSLKMSVRNPLKEKTLIRIGLQGVPQGFHVYFPHRWIWLEPLEEKIFELLVVPTTDIRDLKVKEANISVFGTVARYYTKNLDMTGVPGSWMAPIGGILTKVLPKHRSKIHIEDDKEQTTQSILAVKGHVTPHIGDQKLRVDLTFPNGKIEAMIVKTNNQGTFQAAFKLRDNVKKDDESPIQNDSVYEIQAHIFNATHLAPNNSNIVRFYR; this is encoded by the coding sequence TTGAGTAGTAAAATTAATATTTCCCATCTAGTTAGCAACATAAAAGAACATCTCGTAGACCCTGAAAAGTTCCAACAATTTATTGATAACCATGCTATATCTACAACAGAACCAAATATAATTGAATTTCAACCAAGGAAAGGGTATTCAGGAACTACTATGGTAATTGTTGGACATAATTTTTCTGAAAAGCGTACAGAAAACTTTGTTGAAGTCGGTGGAAAACCCGCACATGTAGTTGAGAGTAGTTCAAATCGACTTTTAGTATTGACTGATCCCTTTACTGAAAATGGCTTGGTTAAGGTAACTGTAGGAAATAGTACAGCTGTAGGTCCTGGAAACTTTGAGAAGCTTCCTTGGCCAAAGCCTGGGTCTGAAAAAGATGGACCACCATATTCTTTTTATGGAAGAGAATCAGGTAATGGTATACCTTCAACAGGCAATATTCCTGCAACTGGAACAGTAAAGGTGCTTGTAGTTCCTAGTTATCCTACAGATCTTACTCCAACCAATTTGACTACTGCTAGACAAGACATTGTTGATATTTTTGAAAATGTGACAAATTTCTATGACCAAGTAAGTTACGGTACACTGAATATTGACGTAGATGTAATTGACTTCATTCCACTTTTAAATAATTCAGCTCATTATCATAGAACAAATGGATCGTCAGGATACCCTAATATTGATAATGCTGTTCTTGGACAGCTGATGGCAGAATCTGCTAAGGGCGCTGTAGATGATAATTTAAATATAGACAATTATGATTTAATGGCAGCAATTGTTTATCTGCCAGGTTTAGGAGTTCGGGCTTGGGGAGGATGGAGTCAAAACAATTTCGCTTATGATGACGGTTCAGGAACTAATATTAATATAACTGCAAACCACTCTTTGAATCTTATAGCTGCCCGTCATGATGCTGATTGGGGACGAATAGCTCATGAAATTGGACATAATTTGGTTGAGGGTGGTTTGGTTTTAGGTGAAGATGTATATGCCTCAGATTTAGTAGATCCAACCACAGCAACAGCCACTTCATTTGATATGATGGGAAATCATGACTCACATCCTATGTTTTCTGGTTTTTATATGCATCAGCTGGGTTACTATGATAACAGTAATATATTAGATCTTCAATGGGATCGTAATCCATTTCCTAGACCTGGTGATACTCCTGGCTCAAATGAATATGAACTAGTAGCCCACGGTCTTAGTCAGAATACTGTATCTAACCGTTACCATCTTATTCGTATAAAAATTAGCAACGGGCTATATTATTTTATAGAAGTAAGACAACGCCCAGAAACATCTAGTACAAATACACAAATATTTGATGAAAATATACCTTTGCCACTTGGAACAACTAAAACTGGAGGCATTATAGTTACTAAAGCAATAACTGATGTTGTTAATAACAATCAACAAATGCGAATAATTACTTTGTTACATGATCCAAAGGTTATGCTTAAAAATGATGTTGCTATAGATCCTTTAAGGGGACTTAAAATTACCGTTGTTGAAGATGAAGTTGATACATCCCCTCTTGTTTGTAAAGTAAAGGTAGAATGGGCTCAAGAAATTGCCGATACACCAAATGGTAATTTTGATCTTCGTATCGAGCCTTGGAATGAAAAGTATGAAACAAAAGATATTTGGATAGATAGGATACCTTTTGGAACTTATGATTTTACAGACAATAGCGGTAATCCCACTGGAAATGGAGACGAACCAAGACCACTTGAAATCAACCGTTTTTGGGCACGTGTTCATAACGATGGAAGTATTGATGCCACCAAGGTTTTACTTACGTATTATGCAGTTACTCCCCCAGGAGTAGGCGATAACGGAACATGGACACCTTTAAAGACAGATGAAATAGCTCTTGTACCTAAGAATGATTCTATTGAAAACTATGTTAATTGGGTTCCACGTGTTGGAGAACATACATGTCTAAAGGTTGCTATAGAGCAACAACTTGGAGAAGTTACTGGTGGAAATAATTTTGCACAAGAAAATGTATTCACTTTTCAGCCACCGTCTTCAATTCCTGAACCAGTTTCATTAAAAATGTCTGTTCGTAATCCACTTAAAGAAAAAACTTTAATAAGAATAGGATTACAAGGTGTACCACAGGGATTTCATGTATATTTTCCACATAGATGGATTTGGTTGGAACCTCTTGAAGAAAAAATATTTGAGTTATTAGTCGTTCCAACGACAGATATTCGTGATTTGAAGGTTAAAGAGGCAAATATAAGTGTATTTGGTACTGTAGCACGTTATTATACTAAGAATCTTGATATGACTGGAGTTCCCGGTTCGTGGATGGCTCCTATAGGAGGTATATTAACTAAAGTACTACCAAAGCATAGAAGTAAAATTCACATAGAAGACGATAAGGAACAAACAACACAAAGTATATTAGCAGTTAAAGGTCATGTTACTCCTCATATAGGTGACCAAAAGCTACGTGTTGATTTAACTTTTCCTAATGGAAAAATAGAAGCTATGATAGTAAAAACTAATAATCAAGGAACTTTCCAAGCTGCATTTAAACTTAGAGATAATGTGAAAAAAGATGATGAATCCCCTATACAAAATGATTCTGTGTATGAAATTCAAGCCCATATTTTCAACGCAACTCATCTTGCACCAAATAACTCAAATATAGTAAGGTTCTATAGGTAA
- the blaOXA gene encoding class D beta-lactamase has translation MKKIFVILILLTLLICSCQKTDFMNEYFEKNKINGTVIISSLNTGKEYIYNLERSEQRFLPASTFKVLNTLIALQENIVADEYDIIKWDGQDKGLKEWNKDQCIATALPESCVWFYQELARRVGLEKYNEYLAKLGYGNEKTGEVVDTFWLEGDLRISAREQIDFIKNIYNETYSFDQRNYKILKEAMIVDDTTEYILRAKTGWALRVNPQIGWYIGYVETSDDVWFFTCNLDIIDKSYSKYRKEIVYSALKKLKIIK, from the coding sequence ATGAAAAAAATATTTGTCATTTTAATATTATTAACTCTCTTGATTTGCTCATGTCAGAAAACTGATTTTATGAATGAATATTTTGAGAAGAATAAAATAAATGGAACAGTAATTATTTCTTCATTGAATACAGGTAAGGAATATATATATAATTTAGAGAGAAGTGAACAACGATTCTTGCCAGCGTCAACATTTAAGGTATTAAATACTCTAATAGCTTTACAAGAAAATATTGTTGCTGATGAATATGATATTATTAAATGGGATGGACAAGATAAGGGCTTAAAGGAATGGAATAAAGATCAATGCATAGCAACTGCTTTACCTGAAAGTTGTGTATGGTTTTACCAAGAATTAGCTAGAAGAGTTGGGCTAGAAAAGTATAATGAATATTTAGCAAAGCTAGGATATGGAAATGAAAAAACAGGTGAAGTGGTTGATACATTCTGGCTTGAAGGAGATTTGCGTATATCAGCTAGAGAACAAATAGATTTCATAAAGAACATTTATAATGAAACATATAGTTTTGATCAAAGGAATTATAAGATATTAAAAGAAGCAATGATTGTGGATGATACAACTGAATATATCTTAAGAGCTAAAACTGGTTGGGCTTTAAGAGTCAACCCACAAATAGGTTGGTATATAGGTTATGTTGAGACAAGTGATGATGTATGGTTTTTTACTTGTAATCTCGATATCATTGATAAGTCTTACAGTAAATATAGAAAAGAAATTGTGTATAGTGCTTTGAAGAAATTGAAAATAATAAAATAA
- a CDS encoding NUDIX domain-containing protein has protein sequence MEYFDILNKDGSKSGHIAPKGEILSNGQYYLGVHAYIHNSKGEFLLQQRSKTKEFLPGGWDIHMGHVIAGETSKVAIIREIHEELGIKIENVNFIKRITWEKYNHFIDIYTVCEDIDICDLTLQKSEVENVKYISKDEMIKLIRNMDYRPEEYRIIMENYVREIH, from the coding sequence ATGGAGTATTTTGATATATTAAATAAAGATGGAAGTAAAAGTGGTCATATAGCACCAAAAGGTGAAATACTGTCAAATGGTCAATATTATTTAGGTGTACATGCATATATACATAACTCAAAAGGAGAGTTTTTACTTCAACAAAGGTCTAAAACAAAAGAATTTTTGCCAGGTGGATGGGATATACATATGGGACATGTTATAGCTGGGGAAACAAGTAAAGTAGCTATTATTAGAGAAATACATGAAGAATTAGGGATAAAGATAGAAAATGTAAATTTTATAAAAAGGATAACTTGGGAAAAATATAATCATTTTATTGACATCTATACAGTATGTGAAGATATTGATATTTGCGATTTAACATTACAAAAATCTGAAGTAGAAAATGTCAAATATATTTCAAAAGATGAAATGATTAAGTTAATAAGAAATATGGATTACAGACCAGAAGAATATAGAATTATTATGGAGAATTATGTTAGAGAGATTCATTAG
- a CDS encoding NUDIX hydrolase, whose product MIMPTHIVAVGGITEDEYGNILLVKTHNSGWVFPGGQVEEGENLIDALTREIKEESGIDVEVSYLIGIYSNTGKHKGYNGVKVVPTKVMMDYVCKPIGGELCTSEETSESCWVSKDKVLDMIETPAIRERYQAYLNFNGSVNYMEYVTRPEFRLKMKRYV is encoded by the coding sequence ATGATAATGCCAACACATATTGTAGCTGTAGGTGGAATTACAGAAGATGAATATGGAAATATTCTTCTTGTTAAAACTCATAATAGTGGATGGGTGTTTCCAGGGGGTCAAGTTGAAGAAGGTGAAAATTTAATAGATGCTTTGACTCGAGAGATTAAAGAAGAAAGTGGAATTGATGTCGAAGTTTCCTATTTGATAGGGATATACTCGAATACTGGAAAACATAAAGGTTATAATGGGGTAAAAGTTGTTCCTACAAAAGTGATGATGGATTACGTATGTAAACCAATAGGTGGAGAACTGTGTACATCAGAAGAAACATCAGAGAGTTGCTGGGTATCAAAAGATAAAGTACTTGATATGATTGAAACACCAGCTATACGTGAAAGATATCAAGCATATTTGAATTTTAATGGAAGTGTGAATTATATGGAATATGTAACTCGTCCTGAGTTTAGATTAAAGATGAAAAGATATGTTTAA
- a CDS encoding phosphotransferase codes for MNKLNLYYDCDNLIKILNNCYKLNFKEIYLHREMIGCVYFAKNSRKKYVLKIYRQFNTEQALQSIEVIQFLKKNNYPVVSIIPTEVGSLYIKLNIPEGQCIGILYDYIEGIEPNFSTEITNVGQQIGELHNLMIKYPNPLIKRDKEFYIDRYVAILQKLHYSSVKIKELESYGNEIWSNIKRLPNGFCHGDLHSGNMLQTKLNKYILFDFDIVSYSYSIIDVATLSNDTGFNQLDESTYDSTKKMFERFYQGYSKKRTINDIEIAAIFDFIAVRHYELIATITECQGLNSLSQSFLDEQFEWLMKWRDICNRKRF; via the coding sequence TTGAACAAGCTTAATTTATATTATGATTGTGATAACTTAATTAAAATACTAAACAATTGTTATAAACTAAACTTTAAAGAAATTTATCTACATAGAGAAATGATTGGTTGTGTTTATTTTGCAAAAAATAGTAGGAAAAAGTATGTTCTAAAGATCTATCGTCAATTTAACACAGAGCAAGCGTTACAATCAATTGAAGTTATACAATTTTTAAAAAAGAATAACTATCCTGTAGTTTCTATTATTCCAACCGAGGTTGGTAGTCTATATATTAAGCTAAATATACCAGAGGGGCAGTGTATTGGAATACTATATGATTATATCGAAGGAATAGAGCCAAATTTCAGTACAGAAATAACAAATGTTGGACAGCAAATTGGAGAACTTCATAATCTAATGATAAAATACCCTAATCCTTTAATTAAACGAGATAAAGAATTTTATATTGACCGTTACGTCGCAATTTTGCAGAAACTTCACTATAGTTCGGTAAAAATCAAAGAGCTTGAAAGCTATGGTAATGAAATCTGGAGTAATATAAAGAGATTACCAAATGGATTTTGTCATGGTGATTTACATTCTGGTAATATGCTTCAAACAAAATTAAATAAATATATTCTATTTGACTTTGATATTGTATCATATTCTTATTCTATTATTGATGTAGCTACTTTAAGTAATGATACTGGTTTTAATCAACTTGATGAGTCAACTTATGATAGTACAAAAAAAATGTTTGAGAGATTTTATCAAGGATATTCAAAAAAAAGAACTATAAACGATATTGAAATAGCAGCTATATTTGATTTTATTGCTGTAAGGCATTATGAATTAATTGCCACAATAACTGAATGTCAAGGCTTAAATAGTTTAAGCCAATCTTTTTTGGATGAGCAATTTGAGTGGTTAATGAAGTGGAGAGATATATGTAATAGAAAAAGATTTTAA
- a CDS encoding class I SAM-dependent methyltransferase, with protein sequence MKPVFRQNQLFTFLLYCNDVKLEKKILDCGAGGNLPPLAIFAEHGYETYGIDISKEQIKRAKIFEEEHNLELGIIEGDMKSLPFEDESVSFIYSYNSIFHMSKEEIGISIKEIYRVLPKGGLAFINFASTRDFRATMGEKVRDGEYLQEEHGEKILHSYFEENEAEKYFNGFKIIYKENRVREGYASENRKIKLGFIDYIIEKI encoded by the coding sequence ATGAAGCCAGTTTTCAGACAAAATCAATTATTTACGTTTTTATTGTATTGTAATGATGTTAAATTAGAAAAAAAGATATTAGATTGTGGAGCAGGTGGAAATCTACCACCATTAGCAATATTTGCAGAACATGGTTATGAAACGTATGGCATAGATATAAGCAAGGAACAGATAAAACGAGCAAAGATTTTTGAAGAGGAGCATAATTTAGAATTGGGGATTATAGAAGGCGATATGAAATCATTACCTTTTGAAGATGAATCTGTAAGTTTTATTTACTCATATAATTCAATATTTCATATGAGCAAAGAAGAGATTGGTATATCGATTAAAGAGATATATAGAGTGTTACCAAAAGGGGGACTAGCGTTTATTAATTTCGCTTCAACTAGAGATTTTAGAGCAACTATGGGTGAAAAAGTGAGGGATGGAGAATACCTACAAGAAGAACATGGCGAGAAGATACTTCATAGCTATTTTGAAGAAAATGAAGCTGAAAAGTATTTTAACGGATTTAAAATTATTTATAAAGAAAATAGAGTTAGAGAAGGTTATGCAAGTGAAAATAGGAAGATAAAATTAGGCTTTATTGATTATATTATTGAGAAAATATAG